From Pseudomonas sp. FP2335, the proteins below share one genomic window:
- a CDS encoding chemotaxis protein CheW yields MSDLAAKRGAVPAAKKALFLVFHIGSERYALKATEVAEVLPRLPLKPIAHAPAWVAGIFAHRGALVPVIDLSALTFGCAAQARTSTRLVLVNYQPVPEVAPRWLGLILEQATGTLRCDPAEFQPYGLDNHQAPYLGPVREDPQGLMQWIGVDDLLTDDVRALLFSAESSL; encoded by the coding sequence AAAAAGGCGTTGTTCCTGGTGTTCCACATCGGCAGCGAACGCTACGCCCTCAAGGCCACGGAAGTGGCCGAGGTGCTGCCGCGTCTGCCGCTCAAACCCATCGCCCATGCGCCGGCGTGGGTCGCCGGGATCTTTGCCCATCGTGGTGCGTTGGTGCCGGTGATCGACCTGAGTGCGTTGACCTTTGGCTGCGCGGCCCAGGCCCGTACCAGCACGCGGCTGGTGCTGGTCAATTACCAGCCCGTGCCCGAGGTTGCGCCGCGCTGGCTGGGGTTGATCCTGGAGCAAGCCACCGGCACCTTGCGCTGCGATCCCGCTGAGTTCCAGCCCTATGGCCTGGACAATCACCAGGCGCCGTACCTCGGGCCGGTGCGGGAAGATCCCCAGGGCCTGATGCAGTGGATTGGCGTCGACGACCTGCTGACCGACGACGTGCGCGCCTTGCTGTTTTCTGCCGAGTCGAGCCTATGA
- a CDS encoding protein-glutamate O-methyltransferase CheR: MSSDQRVFNFLKERIGLDVASVGEAIIERAVRQRSQAVQAQTADDYWQHLQCSHDEQQALIEAVIVPETWFFRYPESFATLARLAKARLAEIKQMRALRILSLPCSTGEEPYSIAMALLDAGLAPHQFKVLGLDVSPLSVERARRGVYGKNSFRGADIGFRDRHFNESADGFHIRERVREQVRLQVGNLLDPTLLANEASYDFVFCRNLLIYFDQPTQKQVFDVLKELTHVDGVLFIGPAEGSLLGRHGMKSIGVPQSFAFSRHAEPLKPEPVFAPIPAPPPLRTAASQPVKPRPFSTVSAQVVPIKTSPSDAGDLLSQIATLANEGKSAEARAACERYLSNHPPAAQVFYWLGLLSDVAGSALQAQGFYRKALYLEPQHPQALMHLAALLESQGDSAGARRLQARAARSERAESESKR; encoded by the coding sequence ATGAGCAGCGACCAAAGGGTGTTCAACTTCCTCAAGGAACGCATCGGCCTGGACGTCGCGTCCGTCGGCGAAGCGATCATCGAGCGTGCCGTGCGCCAACGCAGCCAGGCTGTGCAGGCGCAGACGGCGGATGATTACTGGCAGCACCTGCAATGCTCCCATGATGAGCAGCAGGCGCTGATCGAAGCGGTGATCGTCCCCGAAACCTGGTTTTTCCGTTACCCCGAATCCTTTGCCACCCTGGCCCGCCTGGCCAAGGCGCGCCTGGCCGAGATCAAGCAGATGCGCGCCTTGCGTATCCTCAGCCTGCCGTGTTCCACCGGCGAAGAACCCTATTCGATTGCCATGGCCTTGCTTGATGCCGGCCTGGCACCGCACCAGTTCAAGGTGCTCGGCCTGGACGTCAGCCCGCTGTCGGTGGAGCGCGCGCGACGCGGGGTGTATGGCAAGAATTCGTTTCGGGGTGCCGATATAGGCTTTCGTGACCGGCACTTCAACGAGTCCGCCGACGGCTTTCATATCCGCGAGCGCGTGCGTGAGCAGGTGCGCCTGCAAGTCGGCAACCTGCTCGACCCGACGCTGCTGGCGAATGAGGCGAGCTACGATTTTGTGTTCTGCCGCAACCTGCTGATCTACTTCGACCAGCCGACCCAGAAGCAAGTCTTCGATGTGCTCAAGGAGCTGACCCACGTCGACGGGGTGCTGTTCATCGGCCCCGCCGAAGGTAGCCTGCTGGGGCGTCACGGCATGAAGTCGATTGGTGTGCCGCAGTCCTTTGCGTTCAGCCGACATGCCGAACCGCTCAAGCCCGAACCGGTGTTCGCGCCGATTCCAGCGCCGCCACCGCTGCGCACGGCAGCTTCGCAGCCGGTCAAGCCGCGCCCGTTCAGCACGGTCAGTGCCCAGGTGGTGCCGATCAAGACGTCGCCGTCCGATGCGGGCGATTTGCTCAGCCAGATCGCCACCCTGGCCAACGAAGGCAAAAGCGCCGAGGCCCGCGCCGCGTGCGAGCGCTATTTGAGCAATCACCCGCCGGCCGCCCAGGTGTTCTACTGGCTGGGCCTGCTCAGCGATGTGGCCGGCAGTGCCCTGCAAGCCCAGGGGTTTTACCGCAAGGCCTTGTACCTGGAACCGCAGCACCCGCAGGCGCTGATGCACCTGGCCGCGTTGCTTGAGTCCCAGGGCGACAGTGCGGGGGCGCGCCGTTTGCAGGCGCGTGCCGCGCGTAGCGAGCGAGCTGAGAGTGAGTCCAAACGATGA